A DNA window from Drosophila biarmipes strain raj3 chromosome 2R, RU_DBia_V1.1, whole genome shotgun sequence contains the following coding sequences:
- the LOC108022956 gene encoding S-phase kinase-associated protein 1, producing the protein MPVIKLQSSDGEIFDTDAETAKCSSTIKTLLEDCALEAENDPLIPLPNVNSTILKKVLIWAKHHRGDSEEEVDGEAARPVVDISAWDAEFLAMDQGTLFELILAANYLDIRNLLNAACMTVANMIKGHTAEEIRQTFHIANDFSPSEEDLLPAESEVPEEDATTEYGDL; encoded by the coding sequence ATGCCGGTCATCAAGTTGCAGTCCTCCGATGGCGAAATTTTCGACACCGATGCCGAAACTGCGAAGTGTTCGAGTACCATTAAAACCCTGCTGGAGGATTGCGCACTGGAGGCGGAGAACGACCCACTTATTCCGCTGCCCAATGTGAACTCGACGATTCTGAAAAAGGTCCTCATTTGGGCCAAGCACCACAGGGGCGACAGTGAGGAGGAAGTGGACGGCGAGGCGGCCCGGCCAGTGGTGGATATCAGTGCCTGGGACGCCGAGTTCCTGGCCATGGACCAGGGCACTCTCTTCGAGCTCATCCTGGCGGCCAACTACTTGGATATCAGGAATCTGCTCAATGCCGCCTGCATGACGGTGGCCAATATGATCAAGGGCCACACGGCGGAGGAGATCCGCCAGACCTTCCACATTGCCAACGACTTCTCGCCCTCGGAGGAGGACTTACTGCCCGCGGAGAGCGAGGTTCCCGAGGAGGATGCCACGACGGAGTACGGCGATTTATAA